The Triticum aestivum cultivar Chinese Spring chromosome 3A, IWGSC CS RefSeq v2.1, whole genome shotgun sequence genome includes a region encoding these proteins:
- the LOC123062351 gene encoding dihydropyrimidinase isoform X2, with translation MATPCRIRRLLVLLAAVAVAASHPAHEFCAAAGGGGGGAGGCGGGGDGTRILIKGGTMVNAHRAEEADVYIEDGVVVAVRPNIPVGDDNVKVIDATGKYVMPGGIDPHTHLEMEFMGTVTIDDFYSGHAAALAGGTTMHIDFVIPVNGNLTAGLESYKHKAEKSAMDYGFHMAITKWNDEVSREMEVMVKEHGINSFKFFMAYKGSLMVTDDLLLQGLQKCKSLGALAMVHAENGDAVAEGQQRMIDLGITGPEGHALSRPPVLEGEATSRAIRLAKFVNTPLYVVHVMSTDAMEEIAKAKREGQRVIGEPVVSGLVLDDSWLWDPDFATASKYVMSPPIREAGHNKALQAALSSGILQLVGTDHCTFNSTQKAFGSDDFRKIPNGVNGIEERMHIIWDSMVETGKITVTDYVRVTSTECAKIFNIYPRKGAILEGSDADIIVLNPKRSFAMGTRTHHTRSDTNVYEGRKGKGMVEVTISRGRVVWEDGNLNAVPGAGRYVRTPPFGYLFDGLDKSDAVYRASLRAPVQRGEAAAAAA, from the exons ATGGCGACGCCCTGCCGCATCCGCCGCCTGCTCGTcctgctcgccgccgtcgccgtcgcggcGTCTCACCCGGCACACGAG TTCTGCgcggccgcgggaggaggaggaggaggcgccggcggctgCGGAGGAGGAGGGGACGGCACGAGGATCCTGATCAAGGGCGGGACGATGGTGAACGCGCACCGGGCGGAGGAGGCCGACGTCTACATCGAGGACGGCGTCGTCGTCGCCGTCCGGCCGAACATCCCG GTTGGTGACGATAATGTCAAAGTGATCGATGCAACCGGAAAATATGTCATGCCAG GTGGAATTGACCCGCACACCCACCTGGAGATGGAGTTCATGGGAACTGTAACCATAGATGACTTCTATAGTGGTCATGCAGCAGCCCTGGCTGGTGGGACGACAATGCACATTGACTTTGTCATTCCAGTGAATGGAAACTTGACTGCAGGCTTGGAATCCTACAAACACAAAGCAGAAAAATCTGCTATGGATTATGGATTTCACATGGCCattaccaagtggaatgatgaggtTTCAAGGGAAATGGAAGTGATGGTCAAGGAACATG GGATCAattctttcaagttcttcatggcATATAAAGGTTCATTGATGGTGACGGACGACCTCCTCCTTCAAGGCTTACAGAAATGCAAGTCTCTTGGTGCACTGGCTATGGTTCATGCAGAGAACGGGGATGCTGTTGCTGAGGGACAGCAGCGGATGATTGATCTTGGGATAACTGGTCCAGAAGGGCATGCTCTCTCAAGACCTCCAGTT TTGGAAGGCGAAGCAACTTCACGGGCAATTCGATTAGCAAAATTCGTCAATACACCGTTGTATGTTGTTCACGTGATGAGCACTGATGCAATGGAGGAGATTGCCAAGGCTAAAAGAGAAG GCCAGAGAGTCATTGGTGAACCTGTGGTATCTGGGCTAGTCCTTGATGATTCTTGGCTTTGGGATCCTGACTTCGCAACTGCTTCAAA GTATGTGATGAGTCCTCCAATCCGGGAAGCGGGGCATAATAAAGCGCTTCAAGCTGCTCTTTCATCAGGGATATTACAG CTTGTGGGAACTGATCATTGCACCTTCAATTCCACTCAGAAAGCTTTCGGTTCTGATGATTTCAGGAAGATTCCCAATGGCGTAAATG GTATTGAAGAAAGGATGCATATAATTTGGGATAGCATGGTG GAGACCGGCAAGATCACAGTCACCGATTATGTGAGAGTGACAAGCACAGAATG TGCcaagatcttcaacatatacccgCGAAAAGGAGCAATCCTCGAGGGATCTGATGCAGACATCATCGTCCTGAACCCCAAGAGGAGCTTCGCAATGGGCACGCGCACACACCATACGAGGTCCGACACGAACGTGTACGAGGGCAGGAAAGGAAAG GGAATGGTAGAGGTGACCATCTCAAGAGGGCGAGTGGTGTGGGAGGATGGCAATCTGAACGCCGTGCCCGGTGCAGGAAGATACGTCAGGACACCGCCTTTCGGATACCTCTTCGACGGCCTTGACAAGTCGGACGCCGTCTACAGGGCTTCCCTCCGAGCACCTGTACAGCGTGGtgaggctgctgctgctgctgcttaa
- the LOC123062352 gene encoding transcription factor HBP-1b(c1)-like has product MESRRGGGGGPAAAAGDPRGPMPGFGAPQHTIPTDVNIMQPSRVADFGALAHSAGFRIEDLANFSTNNLFNLKPNTHAYTSEPLQFGNYGKSISPTDLATTAAAAAAVTAVDPQALLQQKGAQPNLVALRTHNNDNWGESSMADTSPRTDTSTDPDIDIDERNQMFEQGQLAAPTASDSSDKSRDKLDHKSLRRLAQNREAARKSRLRKKAYIQNLESSRLKLTQLEQELQRARQQGIFISSSGDQSQSAGGNGAVAFDMEYARWLEEHNKHINELRAAANAHAGDDDLRKIVDSIMAQYDEFFRLKGVAAKADVFHVLSGMWKTPAERCFMWLGGFRSSELLKLLAGQLEPLTEQQLTGICNLQQSSQQAEDALSQGMEALQQSLAETLSSGSLGPAGSSGNVASYMGQMAMAMGKLGTLENFLRQADNLRLQTLQQMQRILTTRQSARALLAISDYFSRLRALSSLWLARPRE; this is encoded by the exons ATGGAGAgtaggcgaggaggaggaggagggccggcggcggcggccggcgacccGCGCGGGCCGATGCCGGGCTTCGGGGCTCCTCAGCACACCAT CCCAACAGATGTGAACATCATGCAGCCTTCTCGAGTTGCTGATTTCGGGGCACTCGCGCACTCTGCTGGATTCAGAATAGAAGATCTTGCTAATTTCAGTACAA ATAATTTATTCAATCTGAAGCCAAATACACATGCATATACCAGTGAACCCCTTCAGTTTGGAAATTACGGAAAG TCCATTTCTCCGACTGATCTAGCTActacggcggcggcagcagcagcagtaaCAGCAGTTGATCCTCAGGCACTACTACAGCAAAAGGGAGCGCAACCAAATCTAGTAGCTTTAAGAACTCATAACAATGATAACTGGGGAGAGTCAAGTATGGCTGATACAAGTCCTAGGACTGATACATCAACGGATCCGGATATAGACATTGATGAGCGCAACCAAATG TTTGAACAAGGACAGCTTGCTGCCCCCACGGCTTCTGATTCTAGTGACAAATCGAGGGACAAATTAGATCATAAG TCACTTCGCCGTCTTGCCCAAAACCGTGAAGCTGCTAGGAAAAGCCGTTTAAGAAAGAAG GCATATATCCAAAACCTGGAGAGTAGTAGATTGAAACTTACTCAACTAGAGCAAGAGCTTCAGCGTGCTCGTCAACAG GGcatatttatttcatcttcaggggATCAGTCTCAGTCAGCGGGTGGAAATG GAGCTGTGGCATTTGACATGGAGTATGCACGATGGTTGGAGGAACATAACAAGCATATAAATGAGTTGAGGGCTGCAGCCAATGCACATGCTGGTGATGATGATCTTCGGAAAATTGTTGATAGCATCATGGCACAGTATGATGAATTTTTCAGGCTCAAGGGTGTAGCAGCCAAAGCAGATGTTTTCCATGTGCTGTCGGGAATGTGGAAGACCCCTGCTGAGAGGTGCTTCATGTGGTTAGGTGGCTTCAGATCATCCGAGCTCCTTAAG TTACTGGCAGGTCAACTAGAACCTCTTACTGAGCAGCAGCTTACTGGCATATGCAACCTCCAACAATCTTCTCAACAAGCTGAGGATGCTCTTTCTCAAGGTATGGAGGCACTACAACAGTCGCTTGCAGAAACCCTGTCATCTGGATCCCTGGGCCCTGCAGGATCTTCCGGTAATGTTGCAAGCTACATGGGGCAGATGGCAATGGCCATGGGGAAACTTGGCACCCTAGAAAACTTCCTCCGACAG GCTGATAATCTGCGGCTACAAACCCTTCAGCAGATGCAACGCATATTAACCACTCGCCAGTCTGCACGAGCTCTGCTTGCAATAAGCGACTACTTCTCTCGGCTACGCGCTTTGAGTTCACTTTGGCTTGCCCGTCCACGGGAATAA
- the LOC123062349 gene encoding disease resistance protein RGA2: MPRIRKMHGNGQAPSGEQVNTSPKAHGPQSSPVSTPFSLSSPSAFSHSQTTEKQGNKAPMAAEAILGAFMQTLFQKLSEALLDHFKSCRGIHSKLESLSQILSQLQAFLDDAEAKQLADASVRGWLAKLKDVAYDLDDLLDRYTAKIMYLKKRKVKLSTKASVGSPSSFLHRNLYQYRIKRKISGILERLDKIARERNTIGLQMLGEMSRRETPERPQSSSLVDSSALFGREGDREEMVRLMLSDNGHSSCNVCVIPVVGMGGLGKTTLMQMVYNDDRVKEHFELRIWIYVSECFDGRKLTQETLEAAAYDQSFPSTNMNMLQETLSRVLRGKRYLLVLDDVWNEDYDKWLSYRAALISGGLGSKIVVTTRNENVGRIMGGLEPYKLQQLSDDDSWSVFKSHAFRDGDCSTYPQLEVIGRQIVKKLKGLPLASKALGSLLFCKADEEEWKGILRSDIWELPADKNNILPALRLSYNHLPPHLKQCFAFCSVYPKDYIFSKEKLVKIWLALGFIRQSRKKIPEDSGNADFNELVSRSFFQPYKENYVMHDAMHDLAISVSMEHCERFEDGTRYKNAIKTRHLSFPCTGAGTKHFDPLYGFRKLRTLILMHGYNSKMSRFPDGVFMKLQFLRVLDMHGRGLKELPESIGNLKQLRFLDLSSTEIKTLPASIVKLYNLQIMKLNNCSSLREVPHGITKLTNLRHLEGSTRLLSRIPGIGNLICLQELEEFVVLKRPRHNITELRNMDQLQGKLTIRGLNNVADEQDAICAKLKTKEHLRALHFIWDEDCKLTPSDPQDEVLEGLQPHIDLKELMVKGFPGARFPSWLATSFLPNLQTTHICNCRCTVLPPLGQLPFLKNLNIAGATEVTQIGREFTGLGQIKCFPALEELLLEDMPKLGEWIFYDADQLFPQLTELGLINCPKLKKLPPVPPTLTTLRIDEAGLESLPDLQKEACPSSLTFLYINGCPNLTSLRVGLLSHNLTALKSLTVAHCEELVSLPEECFRPLTSLQFLHIYECPCLVPWTALERGLLPASVEEIRLVSCSLLAHVLLDGLQYLPRLKHFQIADYQIADYPDISNFPLELLPHTLQFLDISRCDDLQCLPPGLHKVSSLETLHISNCRELESLPEEGLPRGLKELYINQCPKIKQRCQEGGQDRVKIAHIRDIEIDGDVIVLEQI, from the coding sequence ATGCCCAGGATAAGGAAAATGCATGGAAATGGCCAAGCACCATCGGGTGAACAAGTCAACACGTCCCCAAAAGCACATGGTCCTCAGTCCTCACCAGTGTCTACTCCTTTCAGCCTTTCTTCCCCTTCTGCCTTCTCACACAGTCAAACAACTGAAAAACAAGGAAACAAAGCTCCCATGGCAGCAGAGGCAATCTTAGGAGCCTTCATGCAAACCCTGTTCCAGAAATTGTCTGAAGCACTTCTCGACCACTTCAAATCTTGCAGGGGCATCCATAGCAAGCTGGAGAGCCTCTCCCAGATTCTCTCTCAGCTACAGGCCTTCCTCGACGACGCCGAGGCAAAGCAGCTGGCAGACGCGTCCGTGCGGGGGTGGCTAGCGAAGCTCAAGGACGTCGCATACGACCTGGATGATCTGCTCGACAGGTATACAGCCAAGATTATGTATCTGAAGAAGAGGAAGGTGAAACTCTCCACCAAGGcaagtgtcggttccccttcttccttcctgCATAGGAATCTGTACCAGTACAGGATAAAGCGTAAGATTAGCGGGATATTGGAGAGGTTGGATAAAATTGCAAGAGAACGCAACACGATTGGGCTCCAGATGTTGGGTGAAATGAGCAGGCGTGAGACGCCGGAGAGGCCACAGTCAAGCTCTCTTGTGGATAGTTCAGCTCTGTTTGGCAGGGAGGGAGACAGAGAGGAAATGGTGAGGCTCATGCTATCTGATAATGGGCACAGTTCCTGCAATGTTTGTGTTATTCCAGTTGTTGGCATGGGGGGGCTTGGTAAGACAACTCTTATGCAGATGGTGTACAATGATGACAGAGTGAAAGAACACTTTGAGTTGAGGATCTGGATCTATGTGTCTGAATGTTTTGACGGGAGAAAGCTAACGCAAGAAACTCTTGAGGCTGCTGCCTATGACCAATCCTTTCCTAGCACCAACATGAATATGCTACAGGAAACACTCTCTAGAGTGTTGCGGGGCAAGAGGTACTTGCTTGTCTTGGACGATGTTTGGAATGAAGACTATGATAAATGGCTCAGCTACAGAGCAGCCCTAATTTCAGGAGGGCTTGGAAGCAAGATAGTGGTTACAACACGCAATGAGAATGTTGGCAGAATCATGGGAGGGCTAGAGCCCTACAAGTTACAGCAACTATCGGATGATGACAGCTGGTCCGTATTCAAGAGCCATGCATTCAGGGATGGTGACTGCAGCACATACCCGCAGCTGGAGGTGATAGGAAGGCAAATTGTGAAGAAGCTAAAGGGATTGCCTCTCGCATCGAAAGCATTAGGGAGCCTCCTCTTCTGCAAAGCAGATGAAGAGGAGTGGAAGGGGATACTAAGAAGTGATATATGGGAGCTACCAGCAGACAAAAATAACATATTGCCAGCTCTGCGGCTAAGCTACAACCATTTACCACCACATCTGAAGCAGTGCTTTGCATTCTGTTCCGTGTATCCAAAAGATTATATATTCAGTAAAGAGAAGTTGGTTAAGATTTGGCTAGCACTTGGTTTCATCAGGCAATCTAGAAAGAAGATACCGGAGGATTCTGGTAATGCAGATTTTAATGAGCTAGTAAGCAGGTCTTTTTTCCAGCCCTACAAGGAGAACTATGTGATGCATGATGCAATGCATGACCTTGCTATATCAGTTTCCATGGAACACTGCGAGCGATTTGAGGATGGGACAAGATACAAAAATGCCATAAAGACCCGTCATCTTTCATTTCCATGCACCGGTGCCGGGACCAAGCATTTTGATCCACTGTATGGGTTTAGGAAGTTAAGAACACTAATTCTCATGCATGGATACAATTCTAAGATGTCTCGGTTCCCTGATGGTGTCTTTATGAAACTTCAATTCCTTAGAGTTCTTGATATGCATGGAAGAGGTCTTAAGGAATTACCAGAGTCTATAGGGAATCTGAAACAACTTCGCTTCCTAGATCTCAGCAGCACTGAAATAAAAACATTACCAGCATCTATTGTCAAGCTCTATAACTTGCAAATTATGAAGCTGAACAACTGCAGCTCACTAAGGGAAGTGCCACATGGCATCACTAAGCTCACTAATCTGCGCCACTTAGAGGGAAGCACAAGGCTACTGTCAAGGATACCAGGAATTGGAAATTTGATCTGCCTACAGGAATTAGAAGAATTTGTTGTCTTGAAACGCCCCAGACACAACATCACAGAGTTAAGAAACATGGATCAGCTGCAAGGAAAACTTACCATTCGTGGCCTCAACAATGTGGCTGATGAACAAGATGCAATTTGTGCGAAGTTGAAAACCAAAGAACATCTTCGAGCTCTACACTTTATATGGGATGAGGACTGCAAACTTACTCCTTCAGATCCACAAGACGAAGTTCTGGAAGGCCTTCAACCACATATCGATCTCAAGGAATTGATGGTTAAAGGTTTTCCAGGGGCGAGGTTCCCGAGCTGGCTTGCTACTTCATTTCTTCCTAATCTGCAAACCACACATATCTGCAACTGCAGATGCACAGTTCTCCCGCCATTAGGCCAACTTCCTTTCCTCAAAAATCTCAATATAGCAGGAGCAACTGAGGTGACACAAATTGGACGCGAGTTCACAGGACTTGGGCAAATAAAATGTTTTCCAGCATTAGAAGAGCTTCTGTTGGAAGATATGCCGAAGCTGGGAGAGTGGATTTTTTATGATGCTGATCAGTTGTTCCCTCAATTAACTGAACTTGGTCTCATCAATTGCCCAAAGCTGAAGAAGTTACCCCCTGTTCCACCAACACTTACAACACTGAGGATAGATGAAGCTGGACTTGAGTCACTTCCAGATCTTCAAAAAGAAGCTTGTCCGTCTTCTCTAACATTTCTATACATCAATGGTTGCCCGAATCTAACATCTCTGCGTGTAGGCTTGCTTTCACATAATCTGACAGCCCTCAAGAGTCTAACAGTAGCCCACTGTGAAGAGCTTGTTTCGCTACCAGAAGAGTGTTTCCGTCCACTTACATCACTTCAGTTCCTGCACATCTACGAGTGCCCTTGCCTGGTACCTTGGACAGCCCTGGAGCGAGGCTTGCTTCCCGCTTCAGTTGAGGAAATCCGTCTAGTATCTTGCTCTCTGTTAGCACATGTACTTCTAGATGGCCTACAATACCTTCCTCGTCTCAAGCATTTTCAAATTGCTGACTACCAAATTGCTGACTACCCTGACATCAGTAACTTTCCACTGGAGCTTTTACCTCACACACTTCAGTTCTTAGATATATCACGCTGTGATGACCTCCAGTGTTTGCCTCCTGGTCTGCATAAAGTCTCCTCACTTGAAACACTACATATCTCCAACTGTCGTGAGCTTGAAAGCTTGCCAGAAGAAGGTCTGCCCAGGGGGCTCAAGGAGCTTTACATCAATCAATGCCCAAAAATTAAGCAACGATGCCAAGAAGGTGGGCAGGACCGAGTCAAGATAGCTCACATCAGAGACATCGAGATTGATGGGGATGTTATTGTGCTTGAGCAGATATAG
- the LOC123062351 gene encoding dihydropyrimidinase isoform X1 — protein sequence MATPCRIRRLLVLLAAVAVAASHPAHEFCAAAGGGGGGAGGCGGGGDGTRILIKGGTMVNAHRAEEADVYIEDGVVVAVRPNIPVGDDNVKVIDATGKYVMPGGIDPHTHLEMEFMGTVTIDDFYSGHAAALAGGTTMHIDFVIPVNGNLTAGLESYKHKAEKSAMDYGFHMAITKWNDEVSREMEVMVKEHGGCILSSAFLDYSVTYCYMTKILCAKFSGINSFKFFMAYKGSLMVTDDLLLQGLQKCKSLGALAMVHAENGDAVAEGQQRMIDLGITGPEGHALSRPPVLEGEATSRAIRLAKFVNTPLYVVHVMSTDAMEEIAKAKREGQRVIGEPVVSGLVLDDSWLWDPDFATASKYVMSPPIREAGHNKALQAALSSGILQLVGTDHCTFNSTQKAFGSDDFRKIPNGVNGIEERMHIIWDSMVETGKITVTDYVRVTSTECAKIFNIYPRKGAILEGSDADIIVLNPKRSFAMGTRTHHTRSDTNVYEGRKGKGMVEVTISRGRVVWEDGNLNAVPGAGRYVRTPPFGYLFDGLDKSDAVYRASLRAPVQRGEAAAAAA from the exons ATGGCGACGCCCTGCCGCATCCGCCGCCTGCTCGTcctgctcgccgccgtcgccgtcgcggcGTCTCACCCGGCACACGAG TTCTGCgcggccgcgggaggaggaggaggaggcgccggcggctgCGGAGGAGGAGGGGACGGCACGAGGATCCTGATCAAGGGCGGGACGATGGTGAACGCGCACCGGGCGGAGGAGGCCGACGTCTACATCGAGGACGGCGTCGTCGTCGCCGTCCGGCCGAACATCCCG GTTGGTGACGATAATGTCAAAGTGATCGATGCAACCGGAAAATATGTCATGCCAG GTGGAATTGACCCGCACACCCACCTGGAGATGGAGTTCATGGGAACTGTAACCATAGATGACTTCTATAGTGGTCATGCAGCAGCCCTGGCTGGTGGGACGACAATGCACATTGACTTTGTCATTCCAGTGAATGGAAACTTGACTGCAGGCTTGGAATCCTACAAACACAAAGCAGAAAAATCTGCTATGGATTATGGATTTCACATGGCCattaccaagtggaatgatgaggtTTCAAGGGAAATGGAAGTGATGGTCAAGGAACATGGTGGGTGCATACTCTCTTCTGCATTCTTGGATTATTCTGTTACATATTGTTACATGACGAAGATCCTCTGTGCCAAATTTTCAGGGATCAattctttcaagttcttcatggcATATAAAGGTTCATTGATGGTGACGGACGACCTCCTCCTTCAAGGCTTACAGAAATGCAAGTCTCTTGGTGCACTGGCTATGGTTCATGCAGAGAACGGGGATGCTGTTGCTGAGGGACAGCAGCGGATGATTGATCTTGGGATAACTGGTCCAGAAGGGCATGCTCTCTCAAGACCTCCAGTT TTGGAAGGCGAAGCAACTTCACGGGCAATTCGATTAGCAAAATTCGTCAATACACCGTTGTATGTTGTTCACGTGATGAGCACTGATGCAATGGAGGAGATTGCCAAGGCTAAAAGAGAAG GCCAGAGAGTCATTGGTGAACCTGTGGTATCTGGGCTAGTCCTTGATGATTCTTGGCTTTGGGATCCTGACTTCGCAACTGCTTCAAA GTATGTGATGAGTCCTCCAATCCGGGAAGCGGGGCATAATAAAGCGCTTCAAGCTGCTCTTTCATCAGGGATATTACAG CTTGTGGGAACTGATCATTGCACCTTCAATTCCACTCAGAAAGCTTTCGGTTCTGATGATTTCAGGAAGATTCCCAATGGCGTAAATG GTATTGAAGAAAGGATGCATATAATTTGGGATAGCATGGTG GAGACCGGCAAGATCACAGTCACCGATTATGTGAGAGTGACAAGCACAGAATG TGCcaagatcttcaacatatacccgCGAAAAGGAGCAATCCTCGAGGGATCTGATGCAGACATCATCGTCCTGAACCCCAAGAGGAGCTTCGCAATGGGCACGCGCACACACCATACGAGGTCCGACACGAACGTGTACGAGGGCAGGAAAGGAAAG GGAATGGTAGAGGTGACCATCTCAAGAGGGCGAGTGGTGTGGGAGGATGGCAATCTGAACGCCGTGCCCGGTGCAGGAAGATACGTCAGGACACCGCCTTTCGGATACCTCTTCGACGGCCTTGACAAGTCGGACGCCGTCTACAGGGCTTCCCTCCGAGCACCTGTACAGCGTGGtgaggctgctgctgctgctgcttaa